The genomic window AGATCAtgcatcacacatacacacacacacacaaacacacacaatatttcaaaattttaCCAATGGTATTGTGCATGGTGATTTCAAAACTACTCAGTTTTACAAGATTGAGCAGTGGCTTATAATAATTAGATATTTCCATATAGATTATTTAGATAGATGTCAAATGTATATGTGGAATGGAAAAAGGTATAGCTGAAGAATGTCGTAGATAAAAGATCCTTGAAAGGATCACTATATTCACACTGTCAAGATATGattgaagcagttattgctCAGCAACTCTGCAGTGAAATGAAGCTACATTTATATGAAGATGCTTCTTCCTTCTCTTACAACAGACCACAATGCTGTGTTCGTGTTAAAATTGTGAAACTAACGGAACGTTCagactccctgtctctcttctggATGGCACAGTCCACATTACCCAAACTATGCATTCAAATAAAACCGAGAACGCTAAATTATGGATCATATGCAATCGAATTCTTTCCAAATGCAGCTGCAATGAAGCTTAACATTTTGTTACAACATGTTACAGCATGTAGAAGTTAACTACCATTAATGACCAAAACAATGATTGTAGAGTTTGATATTTTGTATATAAGTATGGTGATGACATTGGGAAATCAGCACTGGTATGTAGAACTATGGTGCATCAGCAGAATAACGTAAAAAAACATTGATAAAAAGGCCTCACACTGTGAAGTGACTATATGGTAATAacaacttttttccccctgacagTATGAAATCATTGTAGTGTAAAAACTTGGGGAAAAGGTGCAAtctaacattttaaaatcaaataaccTGCTCAGTTTTGTGAACAGACACCTTAAATTTAACTAAGAACTGCAGTGCTCACAAACCTTTGTCTGTTGATGGGAGTTGGAAGTGTCAGGATCATGGTGACGTagactgcctggccaaaaaaaaaagtcacacactcttATATTTCATTGGACTGAAGTTGAACACTCTTATATTTCATTGGACTGAAGTTGAACACTCTTATATTTCATTGGACTGAATTTAGCTTTGAGTACGGCACGTGTTCGCTGTGGAACCTTATGCAtcgtcacaacatttatttccacccagagctgcattcatttttggctgagatcttgTCGACGAAGGGAGAGTTGAACCACTCCGTAAGGCAGCCGTGGTCTGAAGGTTAGAGAactgtgactggagggttggcggttcgattcccaggcccaacatccacggctgtgtgcccttgagcaaggcacttaaccactgctcctgcgtctggtgtgtgtgttcactactggtgtgttggatgggttaaatgcagaggacaaattcactgctcactgttcacagtgagtGCAATCACGGAAACTTAAAAAACTTGAAGTCTTccccagcacatcccaaagactttcaatggggttaagCTAAGGACTCTGTGGTGACCAGTTCATATGtaaaaatgattcctcatgctctctgaaccactctttcacagttTGAGCCCAATAAATCTTGGaattgtcatcctggaatatgcccatgccatcatggaagaaaaaatccattgatgggataagtacattcaggtactaaGCTgccttcattttattgccacataacattgctgagcctagacctgaccagttgaagcaaccccagatcataacactgcctccagaggcccCAAATCCAAATGCCGAGCAGTGTGGAGGCAAATTGGGCCATCGCCCctgttgaaaaataacaaatcacctactggttgtaatattcagtctctctgttcaATATTGGACTGGCCATCAGGAGAACCATGATCAGTTCTGGCAGGATCCTGCaccagtggggaaaaaaataaatgtcacagaTCAGCCTGGGTTTAATGTCATTGTTTCGCTCTGACTTTGTCTGAAACATTTTCCTGAATACCGTTTCGGTCATTCCCTTGTAAACTGGAATGGTCaatttctttccctttttagTTAGATCACCTTCTGTTATCAGAGTTGTTGGGTCATTCCTGAGAAATCTTTAGGAACTGAGGTAGCTGCTTGTTCACTATCCAGCTTTACTCACTACAGCAGCAATATCACTGAACCCATAACTCATTAAGGTACAATCAGTGGTTATCATAAAAAATCTCATGAAACATTGTTTTGGTGCCAAAAATTTAAGGGGAGACAGCTGACAGACCGGAACATgacaaaacatatatttttttttatttaatcttttcttCTTGCAACCATGTCCAGACAATACTTCTAAGTataagagaggcagagaaaacaaGCGCACACAACCAGGACAGGACCAGCCAACCAAAACAAGGCCAAATAACAGGGTTCAATACATAAATATGTCAAATGCTAATTTTAAttcagaatttgtttgtgtttgtgcatttccTAACAATAGTCTTCCACTGGTGAGAATGAGATGCAGCACACTTTTTGTAAATCATATTTCCACTgccacatataaaacacacatagaaTAGTCAGCCATATATCTATTCACAGTATGTACATTCAGTAATGAATTGGGATAACTGGCATTTTTTTGTGTGGCCGAACCTCAGTCTCCTATTTTTGTGGGAAAACTTTTGACACAGCTTTGATTCTGTTCCCTGTTAACTGGAGGTCACTAATGTTTGTAAGGTATAAGGTTAGTATGCAGCATGGAAATGTTTCACAAAACTGTTTAGGCAACATTtcataaaatcacaaaaaaaaacccccaaaaaaacaaatatctttttttacATGAGATCAGGTTGCCTGAAGAGCTTACTTGGCTGAAATGCATTGAAATGCATAAGGTGAACTTATACAGGAGCAATGGACTATATTCTGAGTGGATTAGACTGATATTTGTGTTTAATAGTATTGCTGTGATAATGACATTACTAATcattgcttgattttttttatactgtcttatgcaaaacaaaattcagtcaGGTCAGCAGTTGGCTGAATCGACCAGGAATGTGTCagttaattaaaaaacagaagtatgtgtaactgtttgtgtcttgcaatgcaatgcaatatAGCGATCTAATTTTCTTTCATGTTAAATTCTTGAGTAGGCGTATACCTGGAGTATGGAAGGATCACACTGAAACAGGttgtgcagaaaaacaaaacaacgaatttttatcatttttcattatggGAAGTACCTTTTAGTCACTTTGTTCGAATGTTACAGCAGAGAGCCTTTAAAATCCACTGAACCAAATTTTAGCATGTTCGTGACTTGAGATTAAATTGCCAAAGACTTGCCACATACTGCTCTTATGTAACAGAACCCACATTTCTGCTCTCAGAGAGGGGAAGTGTGCATGAAGGCAATGTATATAAATGGGTTTCTCTGAGAGTCAGATTGATTGATCTTAACTTGGACAGGACCATATTCACCATGTTCCCCTCTATATCCACTGTACTGCTGCTCCTTCTGGGTTTGGTCTCAGCTCACTGCTGGTCTGAGGAGGTAAGGGTtacacacagaaccacaacGTTAAAATATAACATGACGTATAACTCCGTACAAAACCATTAATGCAGTGAAGGATATGCGTGTGGTTATTGTTATTGGTCAATTAAGGGACACTTCAGATATGAAAAAGGCTTAGTACATGGAGTTTGGTAAAGAATGACTTTGGTAGTGGTTTTGAGTTAGCGAGTACATATGTGTTAATAAACTGAAACCTAGTGGATTTCAAACACATATCTGGATTGAATCATATGAGGGGCTCCATGACCACTGTGGTATTTCTGTATTGTAGGAGGAATCACAGGAGTACAGTGCAGAATATCTGGACAATGGTAAGCATTTGCTCGATGTTTTGATTTCCAGAACGTGCAAACTGAAGTTTGTGAAGATTTAGAAGTGAGCTCTCACTCAGCTGTATAATCAGTAGCAGTGCAGTGAACCAAATTTATGTTTTAGTATGTGTTGcatatttgaaacatttcaaaaggaaTTACACTTATGTGTAGTAGTtcaacatacatatacacatcagCTGTCAATTTCTTATACATGATTTTCAAATTTTTAAGGCCCAGAAAACAGCACTGAGGATGATGAATACACTGTGTCAGCTTTGATTGAAAAGGCCAATAAGAACCTGGGTAAGAGTACAATCATTTATCAGTGCCGGCCTGTGCCGCAATACAGAAGTTTCTATTAAACGAAACTTTGAAGAAGCTTGaagtttgatttgtttttgttttttttttgtttgtttaaagcaCAGTTTATTGCATGTCCCTCTTTAATTCTGATGTAAAGGTCAAGCTGAAGGTGAACCACTGGTTTTGTTTGGGGACATTGCTGTGGATCCTGGTTTAAAGAACGCTGATCCCTGCACTTCCCGTGACTGCAAGTGGCCTAAGAGGAGAGggactgtctctgtgccctATGTGATCTCAAATCAGTTCTGTAAGCAACATCTTTCCTTGATAAAAATGGCTTTATCAGGCTGGTTGAGACACTGCTTACTGCTTGTTTGTTATTGTGCTGGTTTTTGCATTTACACTTCATTGTGCCATTGACAGCAAGCCAAGAGAGATCCACCATTGAATCAGCTCTCAGCTCCTTTGCTTCCTCTACTTGTGTTCGCTTCAGGCGGcgcaccagagagagagattacatcaGCATTGAGTCACGTTCAGGGTAAAAGCCCTTCTGTCACCCTACACATgttctctgacaaaaaaaaaaaaatcataaaccaATATCATACTACACAATCATGAACTGACGTGACGTGCACTGTTCAGGATGTCAGTTAAGAAGTTTCTAAAACCAAGTTCTCAGTTTAATTACAACCTTTGTTTTCATCGGCACATCAGGGCAACGGCTGAAAACATTGCTGTAGTGCTTTAGAGGCCAGGTGAAATCTGTGTTTGAATTCTGATCAGTGAGGCTGCTATGAAAAACGGCGTTTCAAACACACGTCTTGGTTTGACTTTGTCATTCTGGGGACATTCAGGTGCTGGTCTTACGTTGGACGGACGAGAGGCGCTCAGGTGGTGTCCCTGATGCGAACCGGGTGCGTCCATCACAGTGTAATACAGCATGAGATGTTGCACGCACTTGGATTTAACCACGAACAGTGTCGCTCTGACCGCGACAATCATGTTCGCATTCTTCTCCAAAACGTCATCTCAGGTGGGCTGGAtcttctcaaacacagacaagtacataaaacacataaataaaacacatcagtttacttgaaaaagtaaaagtttTCCTTTTAGCCCTTCAACTTTTAGCCCCTTTGCTCACACTGGGATGATAAAATTACTCATGTGAGGGaagaacaacaaagaaattGCCTATATTCCTTATGTACTTGTTTTTTGTGATTTGAAATATATAGCCTGTATTTTCCCAGCAAACATTATTAATTTTTGGTCCTACAGTGCTTTATTTTCCTTGGCAACAAACTACTATCATTAGTTCCACTTTATGTGttgcaaaaacaaatattccCTAATTAGTTACAACAGTTGTTAAGTATCATAGACTAAAGACTAGTTAGCTACTTCATCCAGTTCATTCTGGTCTTTGAAAAGAGTCTGCTTCTAGTTTGTGgttcctctttttttgaagGGAACTAGAACGATGCCAAACCACgctttgttttcaaaacactgGTTTATAAGTTTGGTTTTAATCCCTCTGACAAATTAACAGAAGTATAATACTCAGTTTTGTCAtgaccattttttttacaactcTCACAAAAACATCATTAGCTGATATATCTATCCTCTCTAAAGGGTTTGAACACGCTTTCCGCAAAATCCAAACCAATAACCTGGGAACTCCTTATGACTACAACTCAGTCATGCACTATTCCAGGTCAGTTATTGATGGTACACTAGAAATGAGTTTTGAGTTCTCTTATTAATTTAAGAAAACACTACAAAGAAGAACCGtagagaacaaaagcagaacTACATAGCACAGGTAGTC from Chanos chanos chromosome 2, fChaCha1.1, whole genome shotgun sequence includes these protein-coding regions:
- the LOC115829846 gene encoding low choriolytic enzyme-like, whose protein sequence is MFPSISTVLLLLLGLVSAHCWSEEEESQEYSAEYLDNENSTEDDEYTVSALIEKANKNLGQAEGEPLVLFGDIAVDPGLKNADPCTSRDCKWPKRRGTVSVPYVISNQFSSQERSTIESALSSFASSTCVRFRRRTRERDYISIESRSGCWSYVGRTRGAQVVSLMRTGCVHHSVIQHEMLHALGFNHEQCRSDRDNHVRILLQNVISGFEHAFRKIQTNNLGTPYDYNSVMHYSRTAFSKNGQPTIVPIPDPNVPIGTATQMSPNDILRVNKLYRCSKYAPTYTTHTCLHVSS